One stretch of Girardinichthys multiradiatus isolate DD_20200921_A chromosome 2, DD_fGirMul_XY1, whole genome shotgun sequence DNA includes these proteins:
- the LOC124859009 gene encoding pulmonary surfactant-associated protein D-like, producing the protein MRLCFLLCLMVPLSHRQMQGLPGARGETGLPGQPGAPGPSGPIGLRGVTGPPGFPGQRGEPGPVTMCGQDLFGSVGQDVERLMKISAKIDVAISFDFVRKVDQKYFVSNKERGSFLKAVEFCSQQGLELALSQTEEENRMLIQLLGEADKIAWININSRKAEGNFQSDMKSQPLTFTKWGEKQPDQTIQDTGCSMVTENGSWRVTQDCSLNAYIICQL; encoded by the exons ATGAGGCTTTGTTTTCTCCTCTGCCTGATGGTTCCTTTGAGCCACAGGCAGATGCAGGGTCTTCCTGGTGCTAGAGGTGAAACAGGATTGCCTGGACAACCTGGAGCACCTGGACCATCTGGACCCATAG GGCTGAGGGGAGTAACTGGACCACCTGGATTCCCTGGCCAACGTGGTGAACCTGGACCCGTCACCATGTGTGGACAAG ATCTTTTTGGTTCTGTCGGACAGGATGTTGAAAGATTGATGAAGATCAGTGCAAAGATTGACGTTG CTATAAGCTTTGACTTTGTGCGGAAGGTGGATCAGAAATACTTTGTGTCCAACAAGGAGAGAGGATCTTTCCTGAAGGCTGTGGAGTTCTGCTCCCAACAAGGCTTAGAGCTGGCTCTGTCCCAGACTGAGGAGGAGAACCGCATGCTGATTCAGCTGCTTGGTGAAGCTGATAAAATAGCCTGGATCAACATTAACAGCAGAAAAGCAGAGGGGAACTTCCAGTCAGACATGAAAAGTCAACCTCTGACCTTTACTAAATGGGGAGAAAAACAGCCGGATCAAACCATTCAGGATACCGGCTGCAGCATGGTAACGGAGAACGGCTCCTGGAGAGTGACACAAGACTGTTCACTGAATGCTTACATCATCTGTCAGTTATAG